From one Nitrosococcus halophilus Nc 4 genomic stretch:
- a CDS encoding sigma-54 dependent transcriptional regulator, translating into MDMRKLLYFQPGSPPQIQQEAFKAAGWEIHVAAEISHAQRLCEKHGFRVGLMGLSPGVEEKLQQGIDKLISPATHIEWVALLSTPQMRNEMVRYLITSYCYDYHTLPIDYPRLLTTMGHAYGMVSMACQQTNQSIEELGPNHMVGVSPAMQQVYRSIRKIASVDMPILITGESGTGKELAALAIHERSVRANGPFMAVNCGALPPELIQSELFGHEKGAFTGAIKQKLGQIELAAGGTIFLDEIGDLPLNLQVNLLRFLQEGTFKRVGGNQEITIDARVMAATHVNLEKAVSEGRFREDLYYRLNVLNLRMPSLAERENDIEVLARYFFKKFSDQTTTRIKGFSQEALRRLHRHAWPGNVRELINRIRRAIVMCEGRLITPIDLGLERRLSNRRTMTLAEARAHAEKETILRTLRQAKGNVSQAAVQLGISRPTLYRLMEKYKISIN; encoded by the coding sequence ATGGATATGAGAAAACTTCTCTATTTTCAACCGGGAAGTCCTCCCCAAATTCAACAAGAGGCCTTTAAGGCAGCCGGGTGGGAAATCCATGTTGCCGCAGAGATTTCTCATGCCCAGCGATTATGCGAGAAACATGGGTTCCGGGTAGGACTAATGGGCTTGTCTCCCGGAGTGGAAGAGAAACTGCAACAGGGTATCGATAAGTTGATTTCCCCAGCCACTCATATCGAGTGGGTGGCCCTGCTCTCGACACCGCAGATGCGAAATGAAATGGTTCGCTACTTAATTACTTCTTATTGCTATGACTACCATACCCTTCCCATAGACTATCCCCGCCTATTGACCACCATGGGCCATGCTTATGGCATGGTAAGTATGGCCTGTCAGCAAACCAACCAGAGCATCGAAGAGCTGGGACCAAACCACATGGTGGGGGTAAGTCCCGCCATGCAACAGGTCTACCGCAGCATTCGGAAAATTGCCAGCGTGGACATGCCCATCTTGATCACTGGGGAAAGCGGCACCGGCAAGGAATTAGCGGCGCTCGCCATCCATGAGCGTTCAGTACGGGCTAACGGCCCCTTTATGGCCGTCAACTGCGGAGCGCTACCACCGGAATTGATCCAGTCCGAACTGTTCGGACATGAAAAGGGAGCCTTTACCGGTGCCATCAAGCAAAAACTGGGGCAAATTGAATTAGCGGCCGGCGGTACGATTTTTTTGGATGAGATAGGCGATTTACCCCTTAACCTCCAGGTCAATCTACTCCGGTTCCTACAAGAAGGCACCTTTAAACGGGTCGGTGGAAACCAAGAGATTACCATTGATGCCCGAGTCATGGCCGCGACTCATGTAAATTTGGAAAAGGCGGTCAGTGAGGGCCGCTTCCGGGAAGATCTTTATTATCGGCTAAACGTCTTGAATCTGCGCATGCCCTCCCTAGCCGAACGGGAAAACGATATTGAAGTCTTGGCTAGGTATTTCTTTAAAAAGTTTTCCGATCAAACGACAACGCGTATCAAGGGATTTAGCCAAGAAGCCTTACGTAGGCTCCACCGCCATGCTTGGCCAGGGAATGTGCGGGAACTGATTAATCGTATCCGACGCGCCATAGTCATGTGTGAAGGCCGCTTGATTACCCCCATTGATCTAGGACTAGAACGCCGCCTCTCCAACCGCCGAACAATGACCTTGGCAGAAGCCCGTGCTCACGCCGAAAAAGAAACTATTCTCCGTACCCTGCGACAGGCCAAAGGTAATGTTTCCCAAGCGGCTGTACAACTGGGGATTTCTCGTCCTACGCTATACCGCTTAATGGAGAAATATAAAATATCAATTAATTAG
- a CDS encoding IS1 family transposase, whose product MRCPRCELSHIKKNGRTHYSKQNHACLNCGRQFVADAHRIDETTRALVKKLLLERLSLRGICRVLEVSLTWLLQFIDELYAHLPDDLGVQSVSPDRAIEMFCLEVQADELWSFVGCKANKQWLWLALDPCSRQVLAFYVGDRSRDSARELWLRLPASYRKYATFSTDDWEAYRGIIPPAQHQVCPKGSGQTNAIERFNCTLRQRVSRLVRQTLSFSKKLANHIGAIKFFICHYNQEVIRQP is encoded by the coding sequence TTGCGTTGCCCACGTTGCGAATTATCGCACATTAAGAAAAACGGTCGCACCCACTACAGTAAACAAAATCACGCCTGTCTGAACTGCGGGCGGCAGTTTGTGGCCGACGCCCATCGTATTGACGAGACCACGCGCGCCTTGGTTAAAAAATTGCTGCTAGAGCGGCTGTCGTTGCGAGGCATTTGTCGGGTACTGGAGGTGAGTTTGACGTGGTTGCTGCAGTTTATCGATGAGCTATACGCGCACTTGCCTGATGACCTGGGTGTTCAATCGGTCTCACCCGATCGGGCCATTGAGATGTTTTGTTTAGAAGTCCAAGCCGATGAATTATGGAGCTTTGTTGGCTGTAAAGCGAACAAGCAATGGCTCTGGCTGGCGCTCGATCCCTGCTCGCGCCAAGTATTGGCCTTCTATGTTGGTGACCGCTCACGGGACAGTGCCCGTGAGCTGTGGCTACGCCTTCCGGCAAGCTATCGCAAATACGCCACTTTTTCCACTGACGACTGGGAGGCCTATCGGGGCATTATTCCCCCAGCGCAGCATCAAGTGTGTCCCAAGGGCTCGGGGCAAACCAATGCCATCGAACGGTTTAACTGCACCTTGCGTCAGCGCGTCTCGCGCTTGGTTCGTCAAACCCTTTCATTTTCGAAAAAACTGGCCAACCACATCGGGGCAATCAAATTCTTTATTTGTCATTACAACCAAGAAGTTATACGACAACCCTGA
- a CDS encoding DUF3305 domain-containing protein: MLSRKFPVALLMERRQIQQGYWILPHWQLLGVIAGNSLAGKDLGRVAVHSENNCEQFLWTGFGLRLFKDSAESYWYNLVGKTPSLFVVCRADTEYELAPFIVTADYDEAASHMEADDTVFSAPMPPEIYPWLEQYVVANYQPREKKKRKRKSWLEESKYGKGRPKIQQNRG; encoded by the coding sequence ATGCTATCTCGTAAATTCCCCGTTGCTCTCTTGATGGAACGCCGACAGATACAGCAGGGGTACTGGATACTGCCCCACTGGCAACTGCTGGGGGTTATAGCAGGCAACTCTTTGGCGGGCAAGGATTTAGGACGAGTAGCTGTTCATTCTGAAAACAACTGTGAGCAATTTCTTTGGACAGGGTTTGGATTGCGTCTTTTCAAAGACAGCGCGGAGAGCTATTGGTACAACCTGGTCGGTAAAACCCCTTCTTTGTTTGTGGTGTGCCGGGCGGACACCGAGTATGAATTAGCGCCCTTTATCGTCACGGCAGATTACGATGAAGCGGCCAGTCATATGGAGGCCGACGATACGGTTTTCTCAGCGCCCATGCCCCCGGAGATCTACCCATGGCTTGAACAATATGTGGTAGCCAACTACCAACCTCGAGAGAAAAAGAAAAGAAAACGGAAAAGCTGGCTGGAGGAATCAAAATATGGCAAGGGAAGACCCAAAATCCAACAGAACCGTGGCTGA
- a CDS encoding VTT domain-containing protein, whose translation MNDDTPPSPILKPGNNCWRLEQARRAAFLIDGAAYFKAFRSAIEQAEHSILILGWDIHSQLKLLRDESSDSLPETLADFLNAVVSRRRGLQAYVLCWDFAMIYALEREWLPIYQLGWRTHRRLHFEMDDQHPVGASHHQKVVVIDDTVAFAGGLDLSKWRWDTPEHRPNDERRIDSEGNPYPPFHDVQVVVEGPAAAALGDLARERWYRATGHRPSPPSISNHSIPWPRGVMPDLENISIGIARTEPEFKNYPEVQEVERLYLDAIAAAQHFIYIENQYFTTPQIREALATRLQEPKGPEIVLVLPLKTGGWLEQNTMDVLRGRILKSLHKADKHDRLRVYYPDTPGLRNQCIMVHAKVLVVDDKLVRVGSSNLSNRSMGLDTECDLALEASGNHSVAATIAQFRNRLLGEHLDVEPQQVAQTITQEGSLIAAIEKLRGGDRTLKILEAQVPPEVDKLLPETRIIDPEHPIDPDRLADELIPPEQRQPASRQVLFRASMLVIPLALAAAWRWTPLGEWLDLQTLVNATRTFKESAGAPFLVLGVYLLAGLIAVPLVLLIVVTILAFGSLTGFAYALTGATLSAILTYSLGRLLGRRTVRRLGGKRLNWLSRRLAQRGILTMLAVRLIPVAPFTVVNMVAGASHIRFRDFTVGTFLGMIPGTLGIALFIDRVAATMRDPTPLTFGILGAVLMIIGLGVLGIRWWLGKRDETDKSNQR comes from the coding sequence TTGAACGATGACACCCCCCCTTCTCCAATTCTCAAACCAGGCAACAATTGCTGGCGCCTTGAACAAGCCAGGCGGGCCGCCTTTCTAATTGATGGGGCAGCCTACTTCAAAGCCTTCCGCAGCGCTATCGAGCAAGCTGAACATTCGATCCTGATCTTAGGCTGGGATATCCATAGCCAACTTAAGCTGCTACGGGACGAATCGTCAGACTCGCTGCCCGAAACACTAGCCGATTTTCTTAATGCTGTCGTCTCTCGCCGACGGGGACTGCAAGCCTACGTGCTCTGTTGGGACTTCGCTATGATTTATGCCCTAGAGCGGGAATGGCTACCCATTTATCAATTGGGTTGGCGAACCCATCGTCGACTGCACTTTGAGATGGACGATCAGCATCCTGTCGGTGCCTCCCATCACCAAAAGGTGGTGGTCATCGATGATACCGTGGCCTTTGCTGGCGGCCTGGATCTAAGTAAATGGCGCTGGGATACGCCGGAACATCGACCAAATGACGAGCGACGTATTGATTCAGAAGGCAATCCTTATCCTCCTTTTCATGATGTGCAGGTAGTAGTTGAAGGTCCTGCGGCGGCCGCCCTTGGAGATTTGGCCCGTGAGCGCTGGTATCGTGCCACTGGCCACCGCCCTTCCCCTCCGAGCATCTCCAACCACAGTATTCCCTGGCCAAGAGGAGTCATGCCCGATCTGGAGAACATCTCTATTGGGATTGCCCGCACCGAGCCGGAATTCAAAAATTATCCCGAGGTACAGGAGGTGGAACGCCTCTATCTGGATGCCATTGCCGCGGCCCAACACTTTATCTACATTGAAAATCAATATTTCACCACCCCCCAAATTAGAGAGGCGTTAGCAACCCGGCTACAAGAACCTAAAGGCCCGGAAATCGTTCTGGTCCTCCCCCTAAAAACCGGTGGTTGGCTAGAGCAAAATACCATGGACGTCCTGCGAGGGCGAATCCTTAAAAGCTTACATAAAGCCGACAAGCATGACCGATTACGGGTGTATTATCCTGATACTCCTGGGCTCCGCAACCAGTGCATTATGGTGCATGCCAAGGTATTGGTCGTGGATGATAAGCTGGTTCGTGTGGGCTCCTCTAATCTCAGCAATCGCTCCATGGGGCTAGATACTGAATGCGACCTAGCCTTGGAAGCAAGCGGCAACCATTCCGTCGCCGCTACCATCGCCCAATTCCGCAATCGGCTCCTGGGCGAGCACCTAGACGTAGAACCGCAACAGGTGGCGCAAACCATAACCCAGGAAGGTTCCTTGATTGCCGCCATTGAAAAGCTACGTGGTGGGGATCGAACCCTAAAGATACTTGAGGCACAGGTTCCACCCGAAGTGGATAAGTTGCTACCCGAGACTAGAATCATCGACCCGGAGCACCCCATTGATCCAGACCGATTGGCCGATGAACTCATTCCTCCGGAACAGCGCCAACCCGCCAGTCGACAGGTGCTTTTCAGGGCTTCCATGCTGGTCATCCCCTTGGCCCTTGCTGCCGCCTGGCGCTGGACCCCCCTCGGAGAATGGCTCGACTTGCAAACCCTCGTTAATGCCACCAGAACCTTTAAGGAATCGGCGGGGGCGCCCTTTCTGGTGCTCGGGGTCTATCTGCTCGCAGGCCTCATCGCAGTTCCCTTGGTCCTGCTCATCGTGGTCACGATACTAGCGTTTGGTTCCCTCACCGGCTTTGCCTATGCCCTGACAGGCGCCACCTTGAGCGCCATCCTGACCTACAGCTTAGGCCGCTTACTTGGACGCCGTACGGTAAGACGACTTGGGGGCAAACGCCTTAATTGGCTTAGCCGCCGCTTAGCCCAGCGAGGAATCCTCACCATGCTGGCTGTTCGCCTCATCCCGGTGGCCCCTTTTACGGTGGTTAACATGGTGGCGGGAGCGTCTCATATTCGTTTTCGCGATTTTACCGTGGGTACTTTTCTGGGCATGATACCGGGAACCCTGGGAATAGCCCTATTTATTGATCGCGTAGCAGCCACAATGCGCGATCCCACACCCCTTACCTTTGGCATTTTAGGGGCGGTGTTGATGATCATTGGCCTAGGGGTACTGGGGATTCGCTGGTGGTTGGGTAAACGCGATGAAACTGATAAAAGCAATCAGAGGTGA
- a CDS encoding nucleotidyltransferase family protein, with translation MPVVLKGAASLLTGTFPDSGARIMADIDLLVPKKRLTASINALQNIGYGTEENLREKFNNHHHYAPLFRPGEFASVELHHNLMHHSASGILPTDIAYKQVETLEINGACLQVLSPTYRLLHNIVHSEIVDRNYEAGMIALRNLSDFAFIQKHYEQQIDWPAINTTFVQHGKEKVLHSYLYLAHRYLGVPFALKIPPLSSFVHHQRCRSMIRWIGLMEIDRRIQRFSAYHICKRYGCPNTPLALTVGRFRYATKIIRKYIGLGPLKPRDKRYH, from the coding sequence ATTCCAGTAGTCCTTAAAGGTGCAGCATCTCTACTCACGGGTACTTTTCCAGACTCTGGTGCCCGCATCATGGCTGATATTGACCTTCTCGTTCCTAAAAAGCGACTTACCGCCAGTATTAATGCTTTGCAAAACATCGGCTATGGTACCGAAGAAAATCTCAGAGAAAAGTTTAATAACCACCACCACTATGCACCTCTTTTTCGTCCTGGAGAATTCGCTAGTGTAGAACTACACCACAATTTGATGCATCATTCTGCCTCAGGGATCCTTCCCACTGACATCGCCTATAAGCAGGTTGAAACCTTAGAAATAAACGGCGCGTGTTTACAGGTTCTTTCCCCCACCTACCGACTTCTACATAACATAGTACACTCTGAAATTGTCGATCGGAATTATGAAGCGGGTATGATTGCGTTACGCAACCTAAGTGATTTTGCCTTTATACAGAAACATTATGAACAACAGATTGATTGGCCTGCCATCAACACCACATTCGTTCAGCATGGGAAAGAAAAAGTATTACATTCTTATCTTTATCTGGCCCACCGTTATCTTGGAGTACCATTTGCATTGAAAATACCCCCTTTGTCCTCCTTCGTTCACCACCAGCGTTGCCGGAGTATGATTCGCTGGATAGGACTGATGGAGATTGACCGCCGGATCCAACGCTTTTCTGCCTATCATATCTGTAAGCGATATGGCTGTCCGAACACTCCTTTAGCGCTGACGGTTGGGCGCTTTCGGTATGCTACTAAAATAATTAGGAAATACATCGGACTTGGACCACTGAAACCTCGGGATAAAAGGTACCACTAA
- a CDS encoding patatin-like phospholipase family protein, with protein sequence MLKKQISKRTFLGLLASLAGSLPLASRNWFALAAETPLSSPPPASSSNSKIGLALGAGGANGLAHILMLEAFDELGIKPHRIAGSSIGAVIGALYASGISAKELKEIVNGLVAGDKGTWIEKLADKNVLKWIDLIDLELGSGGLVSSEGFLLFLLKKIKRSNFDELEIPLKVVATDFWRREEVIIKTGKLLPAIQASTSIPGVFTPVLFQDKALIDGGAVNPLPYDLLLDECEVTVAIEVTGKDSPGDKKVPSFFDAIFNTFQIMQQAITHEKMEYRPPDIYIETEIVNIRTLEFYRAEEVYKQAQPAKEKLKRQLDQWLTQS encoded by the coding sequence ATGCTTAAGAAACAGATCTCAAAACGCACTTTTCTCGGACTTTTAGCCTCCCTTGCCGGCTCTCTTCCATTGGCCTCCCGCAATTGGTTTGCACTGGCTGCCGAGACTCCCCTATCCAGCCCCCCTCCTGCATCCTCATCCAATAGCAAAATAGGGCTTGCTTTAGGAGCAGGGGGAGCCAACGGTCTTGCCCACATTTTAATGCTGGAAGCTTTTGATGAATTGGGAATTAAACCCCATCGAATCGCCGGTAGCAGCATTGGCGCGGTGATAGGAGCCCTCTATGCTTCTGGGATATCAGCCAAGGAGCTCAAAGAAATTGTCAATGGGCTAGTGGCTGGGGATAAAGGGACCTGGATAGAAAAACTGGCCGATAAAAATGTGCTTAAATGGATCGATTTGATTGATCTGGAATTGGGAAGCGGGGGGCTGGTGAGCAGTGAAGGTTTTTTGCTCTTTCTCCTTAAGAAAATAAAGCGTTCAAACTTTGATGAGCTTGAAATCCCTCTTAAAGTGGTCGCGACAGACTTTTGGAGGCGTGAAGAAGTTATTATTAAAACCGGGAAATTACTCCCGGCCATCCAGGCTAGCACCTCAATCCCTGGGGTATTCACACCGGTTTTATTCCAGGACAAGGCCCTGATCGACGGCGGTGCGGTCAATCCCCTTCCCTACGATTTACTCTTAGATGAGTGTGAGGTCACGGTCGCCATTGAGGTCACGGGAAAAGATTCCCCTGGCGACAAAAAGGTCCCCTCTTTTTTTGATGCTATTTTTAATACTTTTCAAATTATGCAGCAGGCCATCACTCACGAAAAAATGGAGTATCGGCCTCCGGATATTTATATCGAGACGGAGATTGTGAATATCCGGACACTAGAATTCTATAGAGCAGAAGAAGTCTATAAGCAAGCCCAACCGGCTAAAGAAAAATTAAAACGACAACTCGACCAATGGCTGACTCAATCTTAA
- a CDS encoding DUF3306 domain-containing protein produces the protein MAREDPKSNRTVAEGSDLGTPKSFLSRWSQRKAWDRAGKTNSIPAPNDDPHPSEPPESPMEAALPTDAHMPPIEALNETSDYRDFLSPQVSEELKRIALRKLFHQSKFNYRDGLDDYDEDYRLFTPLGEVITADMRHQLERQAAKAQELLTDSEAVTPEATLAPVKDNTPHEMHSVAKGKNQEDEANDKPLT, from the coding sequence ATGGCAAGGGAAGACCCAAAATCCAACAGAACCGTGGCTGAAGGCTCCGATTTAGGGACCCCAAAAAGCTTCCTGTCGCGCTGGTCACAGCGTAAGGCTTGGGATCGTGCGGGCAAAACAAATTCGATTCCAGCCCCCAATGATGATCCTCACCCCAGTGAGCCCCCTGAATCCCCTATGGAAGCGGCGCTACCCACAGATGCCCATATGCCGCCTATCGAAGCGCTCAATGAAACCAGTGATTACAGGGATTTTCTCTCTCCCCAGGTAAGCGAGGAACTGAAACGGATCGCCCTGCGCAAGCTGTTTCATCAGTCCAAGTTTAATTACCGGGATGGACTCGATGACTATGACGAAGATTACCGCCTATTCACACCCTTAGGAGAAGTGATCACCGCCGATATGCGCCACCAACTCGAGCGGCAAGCGGCAAAGGCGCAAGAACTGTTAACCGATAGTGAAGCTGTTACACCAGAAGCAACCCTCGCCCCAGTCAAGGACAATACTCCCCATGAAATGCATTCTGTTGCTAAGGGCAAAAACCAAGAGGATGAGGCGAACGATAAGCCATTAACATGA
- a CDS encoding glutaredoxin family protein, whose amino-acid sequence MFTILLMGAFAVGSTVYAATDSESYFSPEPPAWISEDADGSPQVHLYFFWSLQCPHCRQAQPFIEKLGEIYPWLIVHSLELSQHPQYGQLFLEMSLPMGGRARSIPAVFICGEMIVGYDREETTGEYLRERSFQCYQRALESQLWIPANENANPHMPSLVIPIVGKIDPVTVSLPLLTLLIASIDAFNPCAFFVLLFLLSLLVHVRSRARMALVGGIFVFFSGLVYFLLMATWLNIFLLIGELQWVTLIAGLIAVLVALLNIKDFFFWGRGPSLSIPQGAKPSLFQRMGQLVRAGSSIPALLAGTVVLAVVANSYELLCTSGFPMVFTRILTLKELPAGTYYLFLVLYNIVYIIPLVLIVLTFTLTLGSRKLTEEQGRILKLLSGLMMLLLGLVLVIAPYALDNLIIAASLIGAALLLTGIFVALKRTWLKHRRIT is encoded by the coding sequence ATGTTTACTATTCTCCTAATGGGTGCCTTTGCCGTTGGGAGTACGGTTTATGCTGCCACTGATTCGGAGTCTTATTTCTCCCCTGAGCCGCCAGCTTGGATCAGCGAAGACGCGGATGGGAGTCCCCAAGTCCATTTGTATTTTTTTTGGTCGCTGCAGTGTCCCCACTGCCGCCAGGCTCAGCCTTTCATAGAGAAGCTAGGGGAGATTTATCCTTGGCTAATCGTCCATTCTCTGGAGTTAAGCCAGCATCCCCAATACGGCCAGCTCTTCTTAGAGATGTCCCTGCCCATGGGGGGGCGTGCCAGGTCAATCCCTGCAGTGTTTATCTGCGGGGAGATGATCGTTGGCTATGATAGGGAAGAGACTACGGGGGAGTACCTACGGGAGCGAAGTTTCCAGTGTTACCAGCGGGCTCTGGAGTCCCAACTATGGATCCCCGCCAATGAAAATGCCAACCCCCATATGCCTAGCCTGGTTATTCCCATCGTTGGGAAAATCGATCCGGTGACGGTTTCCTTACCTTTGCTGACCCTCCTTATTGCCAGCATTGATGCCTTCAACCCTTGCGCATTTTTTGTTTTGTTATTTCTGCTTAGCCTTTTGGTGCACGTCCGAAGCCGGGCGCGCATGGCCTTGGTAGGGGGTATTTTCGTATTTTTTTCAGGATTGGTTTATTTTCTGTTGATGGCAACCTGGCTAAATATTTTTTTACTTATCGGTGAACTTCAATGGGTGACCTTAATCGCTGGCCTTATTGCTGTTTTGGTGGCATTGCTGAATATCAAGGACTTCTTTTTCTGGGGTAGGGGACCCTCCTTGTCAATACCCCAAGGGGCTAAGCCGAGCTTGTTTCAGCGTATGGGGCAGTTGGTGCGTGCAGGCAGCAGTATTCCTGCCCTGCTTGCGGGCACCGTAGTGCTGGCGGTGGTGGCCAATAGCTACGAGTTGCTATGTACCTCGGGGTTTCCAATGGTGTTTACGCGAATACTAACACTAAAAGAATTGCCTGCGGGGACTTATTACCTATTTTTAGTCCTCTACAATATAGTTTACATTATTCCACTGGTGCTTATCGTGCTCACTTTTACCTTGACTTTAGGGTCGCGAAAACTGACTGAGGAGCAAGGCCGGATTCTGAAATTGCTATCAGGTCTAATGATGCTGTTGCTAGGCTTGGTACTGGTTATCGCCCCCTATGCTTTAGATAATCTCATTATTGCTGCCAGTCTGATAGGGGCCGCTTTGCTATTGACTGGGATTTTTGTAGCATTAAAGCGAACCTGGTTAAAGCATCGAAGAATAACATGA
- a CDS encoding PqqD family peptide modification chaperone, which translates to MKPKNQPRSYVGIHEFFLDQELLLFSDLNGSLYRLNTSAAFIWCHQAEGFSIQDTIRAMVDTFGVSAEKAQSDVQASLSEWRHLGLLGALNTVPATENSLPKTENSKSADAKYHPQRLTLAYPYEYCYRLGSGCFQVRFSTLEAQQAVHPIIAHLEIAPNTRCNSIFDITKDSEGYLLSRDFTPLATCQNLRELGPLVHGELLVAACKSSECLAIIHAAAMAKGNYAVLLPGDSGSGKSTLAAGMLATGYGYLSDEIVLLTSCPYRVFPLPLSIGLKEGAWPVLSPVYPILEELPIYQRQDGKKIRYLAPHDISNQATMGYSVRQIIFPSYVAGITTHVQPIGRAEAFNRIAEGGYDVNRRLNSTTIAELVNWISNIECWELCYSSLAESIDHIGELTRVY; encoded by the coding sequence ATGAAACCAAAGAATCAACCTAGATCTTATGTTGGCATACACGAGTTTTTTCTGGATCAAGAGTTACTCTTATTTTCTGACCTAAACGGCAGCCTGTACCGCCTCAATACCAGTGCTGCTTTTATTTGGTGCCACCAGGCCGAGGGGTTTTCTATCCAAGATACCATCCGTGCTATGGTCGATACCTTTGGGGTTTCAGCCGAAAAGGCTCAATCTGATGTACAAGCAAGCTTGTCTGAATGGCGCCACCTTGGACTACTAGGTGCCCTCAATACCGTTCCAGCGACGGAAAATTCTCTTCCCAAGACGGAGAACTCCAAGTCGGCTGATGCCAAATACCATCCACAACGACTTACACTAGCCTACCCTTATGAATACTGCTACCGTCTTGGAAGCGGATGTTTCCAGGTTCGTTTTTCGACTTTAGAGGCCCAACAAGCTGTACATCCTATAATCGCCCACTTAGAAATTGCTCCCAATACCCGCTGTAATAGCATTTTTGATATTACCAAAGACTCGGAAGGTTATTTGTTATCCCGTGACTTTACCCCCTTAGCTACCTGCCAGAACCTACGGGAACTTGGCCCGTTAGTCCATGGCGAGTTACTTGTAGCGGCTTGCAAATCTTCTGAATGCCTAGCTATTATCCATGCAGCTGCAATGGCGAAAGGCAATTATGCCGTCTTATTGCCAGGAGATTCAGGGAGTGGTAAATCAACATTGGCAGCAGGTATGCTTGCAACCGGCTATGGGTATCTCAGCGATGAAATCGTGCTACTGACTTCTTGCCCATACCGTGTTTTCCCTTTGCCACTGAGTATTGGCCTCAAGGAAGGCGCTTGGCCTGTGCTCTCTCCCGTGTATCCCATCCTAGAAGAATTGCCTATTTATCAACGGCAAGATGGTAAAAAAATACGTTACCTTGCTCCGCATGACATCTCAAACCAAGCAACAATGGGCTACTCAGTCAGGCAGATAATATTTCCCTCCTACGTTGCTGGAATAACAACCCACGTACAGCCTATCGGTCGCGCTGAAGCGTTTAACCGAATTGCAGAAGGGGGCTATGACGTTAACCGCCGTTTAAATTCAACGACTATTGCAGAACTCGTAAATTGGATTTCTAATATTGAGTGCTGGGAATTATGTTACTCCTCCCTAGCCGAATCTATCGACCATATAGGAGAGCTAACTAGAGTCTATTAA
- a CDS encoding nucleotidyltransferase family protein: MNHRIAALEFISQSISPNYSPKTIESLLSFIDSKWAHWEYVAFLANTHLVTPALWAGLNHKNLCNQLPKDFRTYLAELHRQNTVRNSHLMRQLLEVLQKLNQNNIKWCSKSNALSL, encoded by the coding sequence ATGAATCATCGGATAGCGGCACTGGAATTTATAAGCCAAAGTATAAGTCCCAATTACTCGCCTAAAACGATCGAAAGCCTCCTATCATTCATAGATTCAAAATGGGCACATTGGGAATATGTGGCTTTTTTAGCAAATACCCATCTTGTAACCCCTGCCCTATGGGCGGGTCTAAATCATAAAAATTTATGTAATCAATTGCCGAAGGATTTCCGCACCTACTTAGCGGAACTTCATCGACAAAACACCGTCAGAAATAGCCACCTCATGAGGCAGTTGCTTGAGGTGCTGCAGAAACTTAACCAGAACAATATTAAGTGGTGCTCAAAAAGTAATGCTTTGAGTTTGTGA
- a CDS encoding mechanosensitive ion channel domain-containing protein: MALGFAFKDYVSSIVAGIVAIYERTYRPGDWVKIDEAYGEVRSVSLRALKILTPDDTVVTIPHAKLWDTNIYNDNSGARDLLCVADFYLDPRHDARLVREALYDVALTSAFIELDHPIVVIVVEKPWGTHYRLKAYPMDGRDQFLFTSDLTVRGKAALTTLGAQPVQGWLGAQSLNGDDTKGSE, encoded by the coding sequence TTGGCACTCGGATTTGCGTTTAAGGACTATGTCAGCAGTATTGTTGCGGGCATCGTGGCCATTTATGAACGCACCTACCGTCCTGGCGATTGGGTCAAAATTGATGAAGCTTACGGCGAAGTACGCTCAGTCAGCTTGCGAGCACTCAAAATCCTCACTCCCGATGATACCGTCGTCACCATTCCCCACGCTAAGTTATGGGATACCAATATTTATAATGACAATAGCGGAGCGCGGGATCTACTCTGTGTCGCGGACTTTTACCTAGACCCCCGCCATGATGCCCGCTTAGTACGGGAAGCCCTTTATGATGTGGCTTTAACAAGCGCCTTTATCGAACTTGATCACCCCATTGTGGTTATCGTGGTGGAAAAACCCTGGGGGACTCATTATCGCCTTAAAGCCTATCCCATGGATGGGCGGGACCAATTTCTTTTTACCAGCGATTTGACCGTACGAGGTAAAGCAGCGCTGACAACATTGGGAGCGCAGCCAGTCCAGGGGTGGCTTGGCGCTCAAAGCCTCAACGGTGACGACACCAAAGGCTCTGAATAA